One window of Theropithecus gelada isolate Dixy chromosome 4, Tgel_1.0, whole genome shotgun sequence genomic DNA carries:
- the RARS2 gene encoding probable arginine--tRNA ligase, mitochondrial isoform X2, with translation MQFGLLGTGFQLFGYEEKLQSNPLQHLFEVYVQVNKEAADDKSVAESAQEFFQRLELGDVQALSLWQKFRDLSIEEYVQVYKRLGVYFDEYSGESFYREKSQEVLKLLESKGLLLKTIKGTAVVDLSGNGDSSSICTVMRSDGTSLYATRDLAAAIDRMDKYNFDTMIYVTDKGQKKHFQQVFQMLKIMGYDWAERCQHVPFGVVQGMKTRRGDVTFLEDVLNEIQLRMLQNMASIKTTKELKNPQETAERVGLAALIIQDFKGLLLSDYKFSWDRVFQSRGDTGVFLQYTHARLHSLEETFGCGYLNDFNTACLQEPQSVSILQHLLRFDEVLYKSSQDLQPRHIVSYLLTLSHLAAVAHRTLQIKDSPPEVAGARLHLFKAVRSVLANGMKLLGITPVCRM, from the exons GTTTATGTACAAGTTAATAAAGAAGCAGCAGATGATAAAAGTGTAGCAGAATCAGCACAGGAGTTCTTCCAACGATTGGAACTGGGCGATGTGCAAGCACTTTCACTGTGGCAAAAATTTCGGGACTTAAGCATTGAAGAGTACGTTCAGGTTTACAAG CGTCTGGGAGTATATTTTGATGAATATTCAGGAGAATCATTTTATCGTGAAAAATCTCAAGAAGTCTTAAAGTTGCTGGAGAGTAAAGGACTCCTACTGAAAACAAT AAAAGGAACGGCTGTTGTAGATCTCTCTGGGAATGGCGACTCCTCCTCAATTTGTACTGTAATGCGAAGTGATGGTACTTCTCTCTATGCAACCAG AGATCTTGCAGCTGCTATAGATCGAATGGACAAGTATAATTTTGATACAATGATATATGTG ACAGATAAAGgacaaaaaaagcattttcagcAAGTATTCCAAATGCTGAAGATCATGGGATATGACTGGGCAGAAAG GTGCCAGCATGTGCCCTTTGGAGTAGTGCAGGGAATGAAGACTCGAAGAGGAGATGTCACTTTCCTGGAAGATGTTTTAAATGAGATTCAATTAAGGATGCTACAGAACATGGCTTCAATTAAGA CAACTAAAGAACTCAAGAACCCACAGGAGACTGCAGAGAGGGTCGGGCTCGCAGCACTCATCATTCAG GACTTCAAAGGTTTACTCTTATCTGACTACAAGTTCAGCTGGGATCGTGTTTTCCAGAGTCGCGGGGACACAGGAGTCTTCCTACAGTACACACACGCCCGCCTCCACAG TTTGGAAGAGACTTTTGGATGTGGGTACCTGAATGACTTCAACACTGCTTGTTTACAAGAGCCACAGTCTGTTTCAATTCTTCAGCATCTTCTCAG GTTCGACGAGGTGCTTTATAAGTCATCTCAGGATCTTCAACCCAGGCATATTGTCAGTTACCTTCTAACTTTAAG TCATCTTGCAGCTGTGGCACACAGAACACTACAAATAAAAGATAGTCCTCCTGAAGTGGCTGGG GCCAGACTTCATCTTTTCAAAGCTGTCCGTTCTGTCCTAGCCAATGGAATGAAACTTCTTGGAATAACACCTGTATGTAGGATGTAA